The Nicotiana tabacum cultivar K326 chromosome 14, ASM71507v2, whole genome shotgun sequence genome contains a region encoding:
- the LOC107791323 gene encoding probable carotenoid cleavage dioxygenase 4, chloroplastic (The RefSeq protein has 1 non-frameshifting indel compared to this genomic sequence) encodes MDAFSSTFLSTLSLHPKSLLSPNYSPNTSSSLALKVSSVRIEERPQTTTRTKPQEKPTPSPYTPPKDTPKRQLPTKSTTTKKTVKPSFPSVIFNAFDDFVNTFIDPPLKPSVDPKYILSNNFAPVDELPPTECEVVVGSLPPCLDGAYIRNGPNPQYLPRGPYHLFDGDGMLHCIKISQGKATLCSRYVKTYKYIIEREAGSPVIPNVFSGFNGLTASAARGAITAARAIAGQFNPTNGIGLANTSLALFGGKLFALGESDLPYAVKLAPDGDIITLGRYDFDGKLFMSMTAHPKIDPDTNEAFAFRYGPMPPFLTYFRIEPNGTKTPDVPIFSMTRPSFLHDFAITKKYAIFSDIQIGMNPLEFITGGSPVSSDSGKVPRLGVIPRYAKDESEMRWFDVPGFNIVHAINAWDEDDGDTIVMVAPNILSVEHTLERMDMIHASVEKVKIDLKSGMVSRHPVSTRNLDFGVINPAYVGKKNKYVYAAIGDPMPKIAGIAKLDVSVAEADRRECIVACRLFGEGCFGGEPFFVAKDPNNSAADEDDGYVVSYVHNEKTGESRFLVMDAKSPNLDIVTAVKLPRRVPYGFHGLFVRETDLRKLM; translated from the exons ATGGATGCCTTCTCTTCCACTTTCCTTTCTACATTATCACTACACCCTAAATCTCTTCTTTCTCCTAATTATTCTCCCAACACATCATCTTCTCTTGCTCTTAAGGTCTCCTCCGTTAGAATTGAAGAAAGGCCACAAACCACTACTAGAACAAAACCACAAGAAAAGCCAACCCCATCACCCTACACTCCTCCAAAAGACACTCCCAAAAGACAATTACCtacaaaatcaacaaccacaaaAAAAACAGTAAAGCCATCATTTCCATCAGTTATCTTCAATGCATTTGACGATTTCGTGAACACTTTCATTGATCCTCCTTTGAAACCTTCCGTCGATCCAAAGTATATTCTCTCTAACAACTTTGCTCCGGTGGATGAGCTTCCCCCTACTGAATGCGAGGTCGTGGTAGGCTCCCTTCCGCCTTGCCTTGACGGCGCGTACATCCGAAATGGCCCCAATCCTCAGTATCTTCCACGTGGACCTTACCATCTTTTTGATGGAGATGGAATGCTTCATTGCATTAAAATTTCTCAAGGCAAAGCTACACTCTGCAGCCGATACGTCAAAACTTACAAATACATAATTGAACGTGAAGCTGGTTCTCCGGTTATCCCAAATGTATTCTCTGGTTTCAACGGTCTCACTGCCTCGGCGGCGCGTGGTGCTATCACCGCAGCTCGAGCGATTGCAGGACAGTTCAATCCCACTAACGGCATAGGCCTAGCAAACACAAGCTTAGCTTTATTCGGAGGCAAACTTTTCGCTCTTGGTGAATCTGATTTACCATATGCAGTAAAATTAGCCCCAGATGGTGATATTATTACCCTCGGCCGTTACGATTTCGACGGAAAGCTTTTCATGAGCATGACGGCACATCCCAAAATTGACCCAGACACTAACGAAGCTTTTGCTTTCCGTTACGGTCCAATGCCTCCTTTTCTAACTTACTTTAGAATCGAACCAAATGGTACAAAAACCCCAGACGTGCCAATATTTTCTATGACACGTCCGTCATTTCTGCATGACTTTGCAATTACTAAGAAATATGCGATATTCTCGGACATACAAATAGGAATGAACCCACTTGAGTTCATCACCGGTGGTTCACCGGTGAGTTCCGACTCTGGGAAAGTTCCCCGTCTTGGCGTGATTCCACGTTACGCCAAGGACGAGTCGGAAATGAGGTGGTTCGACGTGCCCGGGTTTAATATCGTACATGCAATTAATGCGTGGGATGAAGATGACGGGGATACTATAGTGATGGTGGCGCCGAATATATTGTCGGTGGAGCATACGCTGGAGAGAATGGATATGATACATGCTTCTGTTGAGAAAGTGAAGATAGATTTGAAGAGTGGGATGGTGAGCAGACATCCAGTGTCGACAAGGAATCTTGATTTTGGAGTCATCAATCCGGCTTATGTTGGGAAGAAGAACAA GTACGTATATGCAgcgattggagaccctatgccaaAGATAGCAGGCATAGCAAAATTGGACGTATCAGTAGCAGAAGCTGATCGGCGCGAATGCATAGTGGCGTGCCGATTATTTGGAGAAGGCTGCTTTGGCGGTGAGCCATTTTTTGTGGCAAAGGATCCCAACAATTCGGCAGCGGATGAGGACGATGGCTACGTTGTGTCGTATGTGCACAATGAGAAGACAGGAGAGTCAAGGTTCTTGGTCATGGATGCAAAGTCCCCTAATCTTGACATTGTGACTGCTGTCAAATTGCCTCGTCGAGTGCCTTACGGTTTCCACGGCCTTTTCGTCAGGGAAACTGATCTTAGGAAACTGTAG